The Devosia sp. SD17-2 genome includes a region encoding these proteins:
- a CDS encoding DUF1304 domain-containing protein, producing the protein MPAIAAVLVAGIALLHVYIMLLEMVWWDSPRGRKAFGLTPEFSRATKALAANQGLYNGFLAAGLIWGLVHPDPAFGWQVQIFFLACVAVAGIFGAVTVGRKILFIQTVPAVIALLAVVLG; encoded by the coding sequence ATGCCGGCAATTGCGGCAGTTCTGGTCGCGGGGATTGCACTTTTGCATGTCTACATCATGCTGCTCGAAATGGTCTGGTGGGATAGCCCGCGTGGGCGAAAAGCCTTTGGGCTGACACCGGAGTTTTCGAGGGCGACCAAGGCTCTGGCCGCTAATCAGGGCCTTTATAACGGGTTTCTGGCGGCCGGACTGATCTGGGGACTGGTCCATCCCGACCCGGCCTTCGGCTGGCAGGTCCAGATTTTCTTCCTCGCCTGTGTCGCCGTGGCGGGAATTTTCGGCGCCGTAACGGTGGGGCGGAAGATCCTCTTCATCCAGACTGTTCCGGCCGTGATCGCGCTGCTGGCGGTTGTGTTGGGGTGA